The nucleotide window TTGGGCAACTTAATCCTTGCACTTAGTGTTGGGGCAATCCCAACCTACGCCAGAACGATGCGCGCGAATGTGATGATGGTTTCCAACTATGAATATGTTATGGCTGCCAAAGCATACGGTTCTAGTAACATGTCTATTTTGTTTAAGCATATTGTCCCAAACTCGTTGGCTCCGATGATTGTTAAATCTACGCTGACCCTTGGTGGAGCTGTTATCGCAACAAGCAGCTTAAGTTATTTAGGCCTTGGTGTGGAGCCGCATATACCAGAATGGGGCAATATTTTAAAGATTGGTAGTGCTTATTTAGAAACACATTCTTATCTGGCAATTTATCCGGGCTTTTGCATCATCGCTCTTGTGTTGTCTTTTAACTTCTTAGGAGATGGATTACGAGATGCGTTAGACCCTAAGTTAGATGCATAAAATATATATTGGGAGGTATGTAGATTGAAAAAGAGTATAGTAGGACTTCTTTTGGCTTTTGTGTTGCTAATTGCAGGATGCTCCGTGAAAACAAAGTCCGATGTGGTGGAAAATAAAGAAGAGAGCCAGAAAAAGGTGACCAATGTCAATCCTGTTGAGATTGAAATTTTAGCACAAAGCAGTAGTGAATCCGATGTAAATATTGTCAGAGATCAGTTAACAAAAAATGGATTTCAGGTAAAATTAAATTTACAGCCTGATTACGGTACGTTCAAAGCGCAACAGGATGCAGGCAATTACGATATTGCATTATCAAGCTGGACGACAGTGACAGGAAATCCAGATTATGCGGTACGTTCCTTGTTTAAAAGTGGCGGTGACTACAGTATTCTCGCAGATACAGAGATTGATAAGTTGATTGACAAAGCAAGTACACAAAGTCCGAAAGAGTATGTAAACACATACAAGCAACTAGAGCAACGTCTGGTGTTTGATAAGGCGTATATCGCCCCTTTATATACATCTTTAAAAACACAGGCAATCAACAAAGATATTTTGCAGCAAGACTCTGTGAGACTAGCGAAATCACGTGCGCTTCCATGGGAAACGATTGACTTTAAAGATGCTGCCAAGCGTAGTAGTGACCCGCTTGTTTTGACACAAGTTGCATCTACCTTTACATCCCTTGACCCAATCAAAGGAAACGACGGTTCTATCAATATGATTAATACGAACATGTATGTTCGTCTCGTAAACCTGACAGATGATGATAAAATTACATCTGAAGGTTCATTAACACATAATCATACCATTGCAGATGGTAATTCTGAGTACTATTTCTTGTTGCGAGACGATATTAACTTTGCGAAGATTGTGAACAGAAAAGCAGAAGATACAGGCGAGCGAGTTGGAGCTGATGATGTTATTTTCTCATTAGAACGTGCAAAAAATAAAGGCTCTGTTCCAGATCACCGCACGTATAGCTTACATGAGCATATCCAAAAAGTGGAATTTGTCACAGATCTTGACGCTCTTGATAAAGCGACACAAGCTGGCAGCAAAAAATCCGTTAGAGAAGCCCTGGAGAAAGGATTAGACGCCAAAATTAAAGAGCTTGTAACAGACAAAGCGCAGGCTGATAACAAATCAGGCAAATATCAAGTCGTGAAATTGACGACAACTAAGCCATTTCCGCAGGTGCTCAATTATTTAGCCCATCAATCTGCTGGCATTGTTTCCAAAAAGCAAGTTGAAAGCATCAACACGTATGATGTGGCCTCCTTCAATGTCAACAAGGACATTCCATACGGCGATCAAAACACTGTGACAGAAGGCGCGAAGTATAACAACACGCTATATGCGAGCGGACCGTATATCCTATCTCACAAAAATGACTATGAAGCCGTATTTTATAAAAATCCTGGTTATTTAAAAGGTACCAAGCATGAGCCAAAAATTGCGAATGTCAAGCTTCGATTCATTAAAGACCCTGATAGTGCACTTTCTGCACTGCGCAACAACGAAATTCATTTATATTCCGCAGTGCCAGAAGCAAAGTATGACTTAGTAAAGAGTGACAGCAAGCTGTTATTACAAAGTGTAGAAAGCAATGCTGTAAGCTATTTATTATTTAACACGAAAACACAAAGCCGTCCCGTTGCGAAAAGTGAAGAGTTGCGAAAAGCAGTATTGTATTCCATCAATCAAGATGAGATTTTAAACTTCTATCAGAAGCGGAAAATTAAAGCGGCTTCTACATTAAGTCCTCTTGTGAAAACAGGAAATCAACTAAAGTCCGACTCCAAAAAGGTAAAGGACGCCTTGCAGAAATACAGTGAGATCAAATAAGGATATGAAAGCAGAAGTCGAGTAGGCTTCTGTTTTTTTATGTAATATATTTTAAAAATTTTGTATAATCAGTAAAAAGGGGTATTTAAATGAAAAAGAAATGGATGCTTGCTCTTTTCTTACTACTAAGTGCCTGTAAAGTTGTTTCCGAAGAACCAAATACCCTTCAAGATGCAATGAAGCAAGGGTTTCGTGCAGAACAGATTACAGAAGCGGATGTTATAGAAACACAGCAGGTCGACGATAACTTACTTGTATTTTATAAAAGTGAGGATAGCATAGGCATTGGTAGCATCTATACAAAAGGTAAACACTTGAAATGGTATAAAGGACAACAAAATATTGGTATCAGAAATGATAGTGATGCATCGGCTTCTATGCAAAGCACGGTGCAAACAGAAGACGGGCAAGACATTGAAATCTTAGTGGAGCGGGCACCGAAAAATGGCGCTTACTCCGTTCGTGTTCTTCCTTAAATCACGGATTGGAGCTGTTAACATGAAATATATTCTCTTTCTTTGTACCGACAACTACACGCGCAGCATTACGGCAGAGTTTTGTCTGCGTGATTATATGCAAAAGCATAACTTACCTCTTACAGTTGCTTCTGCGGGCTTTCAAGCAGACAGCGATGTAAGCCGCTTTTCAGACATTCATTTTAAGCGGATGGCGGAGCTGGGCATTGATACATCCACCTTTACACGAACGCCATTTTTTGAAGACATGCTGGATAAGTATGACGTGGTCGTGGCCATGGGCCGCGAGCATCAAGATTATATCAAAACGCAATACAACCGCTCGGTACCACTGTTTTATGAAATCTACAAAAATGAATCACAATCGGTCACAGTGCCGCCGCCAGACTCAGCTGGTACATACTTGAAAAGTATTGAGCGTATGGTTGATGAAATGTATGAAGCTATGCCTGTGCTTGTAAGAAACCTGATAAGTTTGGAAAGTGACCGGAAAAACCTTCAAAGTGACCGGAAAAACCCTCAAAGTGACCGAATTAAGCTGTTTAACAAGTAATCAACATAAGTGGCAGCTGTTTTAGAGGAATCGGTGGCTATCAAATAGGAAAACGCAAAGGGGAATAAGATGTACCAAGACAATGAAGTTACGATTAGACCTGTTGAACCAGGTGATATGGATATACTTTGGAAGCTTTTATATGAGGAACAAGAACCTGAGTGGAAAAAATGGGACGCACCGTATTTTCCCCATGTGCATGTACTGTACGAGTCGTTCATCGCAGATCGAGAGAAGTGGATTGGTAAGGATGAGCGCTGGGTGATTACGGTACGCGACCAAGTAATCGGAACAGTGTCATATTATTGGGAGCATGAGCCGTCACGCTGGCTTGAGATGGGCATCGGTATCTATGATCCAGCATTTTGGAGCGGGGGCTACGGAACGAGGGCGCTGCGGATGTGGATTGCTCATCTGTTTGCAACGATGCCACTTGTACGCGTTGGATACACAACGTGGTCCGGTAACGAGCGCATGATGAAGGTTGGTGAAAAGTTAGGCATGACTATGGAGGGACGTATGCGAAAATGCCGTTATCATGAAGGTGCATACTATGATTCCATTCGAATGGGATTGCTGCGAGAGGAAGCTGTGTCTTTAGGATATATTGATAATTGAAGTATCCGGAGGAGATAATATGAAGAAACTCGTATATATATTAATAGCACTTTTTCTCATTACAGGCTGTCAAACCAGTACAACGCTTGAAGTAAGCAAACGAACGGGTGAAACGGAATACAAGGCCTTTCGTACCGTGTCTGATGCAAAGCAGGTGAAGCGAGCGCTACGTATTGTGGAAAGTGCAAAGTGGGAACAAATGAAAGCCGAAATGACACGCCCTGCGGATTATCAGTTCTCTTTTCCACACCCTGAAGCCAAGGCTGTACTCTATGAATGTTGGGTGGAAGGAGACAGCGTGCTGCTTACACATGCTGATAACATGTATGCAACGCTGTCTGCACAAGAGGCAAAGAAGCTTTTAGCTATACTAATTGAAGAAACGTAAGAGGGTTCAAATGAATATCGTAATTCAACCGGTACAAGTTAGTGATGCCGCATTCGAAAAAATGAAATACATACAAAAAGACCTGAGCGGCTTGTCTCAGGTCTTCACAACAACTCATTCTTTTTAAAATAACGCCACATACCATAGGTGAGCAGAACTAGACTCAAAAAGATAACTACAGTAGCAACAGGTGAATCCTGATACGGAAGCGGTACATTCATCCCAAAAAAGCCGGTTACGAACGTAAGCGGAAGCATGATTGTGGAAATCATCGTCAGTACGTTGATTTTTTCATTGGCCTTGGCGCTGATGATGGAATAATACGTATCCAGGGCACTGTTTACAAGATCGCGGTATGTTTCTGTGGAATCCACAATTCGTTCCATATGATCCATTAGGTCAACATAGAAGGGAATGTTATGCTCTTGAATAGCGAACTTCCATCGTCCGTTCATCGTTAAAAAGATTCGTTTTTGCGGCAAAATAACGCGGCGAATTAAGATAATGGTCCGCTTAAGCGCCAAGAACTCTTCCGTCACCTCTTTTACGCCTTCATCGTACATTTCATCCTCAAGCTCGTCAATACGAACACCGATGCGATCTAAAATCGGGAAGTACTCGTCAGTGATACCGTCAATCAATGTATACAGCAAAAAGTCAGCCCCGCGGTTCATATATTTCGGACTCACGGAACAAATTGCATCCATTTGTCCAAGCCAGCGCTGTTTTTTCTTATGAATCGTTACCACGTAATTTGAGCCAAGAAATACGTTTAGCTCAAGCGTTGTAATTTCATTGTCACTTTCCTCGTTGTAGCGGAGCGCGTGGAACACGAAAAACTTGTAGGCATCATAATCATCCACCTTTGCCCGCGGACTGTCGTGGAGACAGTCTTCAATCGCAAGCGGGTGAAAGCCAAATGTTTTTGCAATCAAATATAATTCATCAGCCTTAATATCGTATAAGTCAATCCACAGCAGGTTTTGCGGATGCGCGAGGTAGAATGGAATGTCACCAAGTGCAATATCCTGCTGCATGCTTTGTGTTTTTTCATTATATAGATATGTTTTAATCATATATATGCACCTCTCTTGTGTACGAGGTACATGCTCAGGTGAAACATGGACCTCGC belongs to Ectobacillus sp. JY-23 and includes:
- a CDS encoding low molecular weight phosphatase family protein, which encodes MKYILFLCTDNYTRSITAEFCLRDYMQKHNLPLTVASAGFQADSDVSRFSDIHFKRMAELGIDTSTFTRTPFFEDMLDKYDVVVAMGREHQDYIKTQYNRSVPLFYEIYKNESQSVTVPPPDSAGTYLKSIERMVDEMYEAMPVLVRNLISLESDRKNLQSDRKNPQSDRIKLFNK
- a CDS encoding GNAT family N-acetyltransferase; the encoded protein is MYQDNEVTIRPVEPGDMDILWKLLYEEQEPEWKKWDAPYFPHVHVLYESFIADREKWIGKDERWVITVRDQVIGTVSYYWEHEPSRWLEMGIGIYDPAFWSGGYGTRALRMWIAHLFATMPLVRVGYTTWSGNERMMKVGEKLGMTMEGRMRKCRYHEGAYYDSIRMGLLREEAVSLGYIDN
- the corA gene encoding magnesium/cobalt transporter CorA produces the protein MIKTYLYNEKTQSMQQDIALGDIPFYLAHPQNLLWIDLYDIKADELYLIAKTFGFHPLAIEDCLHDSPRAKVDDYDAYKFFVFHALRYNEESDNEITTLELNVFLGSNYVVTIHKKKQRWLGQMDAICSVSPKYMNRGADFLLYTLIDGITDEYFPILDRIGVRIDELEDEMYDEGVKEVTEEFLALKRTIILIRRVILPQKRIFLTMNGRWKFAIQEHNIPFYVDLMDHMERIVDSTETYRDLVNSALDTYYSIISAKANEKINVLTMISTIMLPLTFVTGFFGMNVPLPYQDSPVATVVIFLSLVLLTYGMWRYFKKNELL
- a CDS encoding ABC transporter substrate-binding protein, which codes for MKKSIVGLLLAFVLLIAGCSVKTKSDVVENKEESQKKVTNVNPVEIEILAQSSSESDVNIVRDQLTKNGFQVKLNLQPDYGTFKAQQDAGNYDIALSSWTTVTGNPDYAVRSLFKSGGDYSILADTEIDKLIDKASTQSPKEYVNTYKQLEQRLVFDKAYIAPLYTSLKTQAINKDILQQDSVRLAKSRALPWETIDFKDAAKRSSDPLVLTQVASTFTSLDPIKGNDGSINMINTNMYVRLVNLTDDDKITSEGSLTHNHTIADGNSEYYFLLRDDINFAKIVNRKAEDTGERVGADDVIFSLERAKNKGSVPDHRTYSLHEHIQKVEFVTDLDALDKATQAGSKKSVREALEKGLDAKIKELVTDKAQADNKSGKYQVVKLTTTKPFPQVLNYLAHQSAGIVSKKQVESINTYDVASFNVNKDIPYGDQNTVTEGAKYNNTLYASGPYILSHKNDYEAVFYKNPGYLKGTKHEPKIANVKLRFIKDPDSALSALRNNEIHLYSAVPEAKYDLVKSDSKLLLQSVESNAVSYLLFNTKTQSRPVAKSEELRKAVLYSINQDEILNFYQKRKIKAASTLSPLVKTGNQLKSDSKKVKDALQKYSEIK